One segment of Terriglobia bacterium DNA contains the following:
- a CDS encoding class I SAM-dependent methyltransferase, with the protein MMFGLRQKFTYLECSGCGVLLLANPAHNLSDHYPKDYYSFATTNGLTKKLKSFGLSLGRLGLRRLIHSVLPMPTVDLIYKLDMTPGMKILDVGGGSGKLAKELRQAGFHHALCIDPFTSQETPYCRKITLSELEGTWDRIMFHHSFEHIEDQLGTLIEVRNKLSPKGLSMIQVPVASWAWRHYGVDWVQLDAPRHMCIHTPASMRRAAQLAGLNVRDMKSDSGAFQFWGSELYRRNIPLIEGQRNLSKYFDAKTMKKYAAESKALNASGEGDQATFIITAI; encoded by the coding sequence ATGATGTTTGGCCTGCGCCAGAAATTCACCTATCTTGAGTGCTCCGGCTGTGGCGTTCTTCTTCTCGCTAATCCCGCGCACAATCTCTCAGATCACTACCCGAAAGATTATTACAGCTTTGCTACAACGAACGGACTTACTAAAAAATTAAAATCATTCGGTCTGTCTCTCGGTCGTCTTGGGCTGCGCCGGCTTATCCATTCTGTCCTTCCGATGCCTACCGTGGACTTGATATACAAGCTCGACATGACACCGGGCATGAAAATTCTCGACGTGGGTGGGGGCAGTGGCAAGCTAGCGAAGGAATTACGGCAAGCTGGTTTCCATCATGCGCTGTGTATTGACCCATTCACCTCACAAGAAACCCCATACTGCCGCAAGATCACGCTTTCCGAACTTGAAGGCACCTGGGATCGGATTATGTTTCATCATTCTTTTGAGCACATTGAAGATCAACTCGGCACGCTGATAGAAGTAAGGAACAAGCTTTCCCCCAAAGGGCTGTCCATGATTCAGGTTCCAGTAGCTTCTTGGGCGTGGCGCCATTACGGTGTTGACTGGGTACAACTCGACGCCCCGCGGCATATGTGCATCCATACACCAGCCAGTATGAGGAGGGCGGCGCAACTCGCAGGCTTAAATGTCAGGGATATGAAGAGTGACTCCGGTGCATTCCAGTTTTGGGGCAGCGAGCTTTATCGCAGGAACATACCTCTGATTGAAGGACAACGGAATTTATCGAAATACTTTGACGCTAAAACAATGAAGAAATATGCTGCCGAATCAAAAGCGCTAAATGCTTCCGGTGAAGGTGATCAGGCAACATTCATCATCACCGCAATCTAG
- a CDS encoding glycosyltransferase family 4 protein → MRLTLVIASLGRGGAERTASVLASAWAERGFNVTMITLEREDVPAYPLHPAIVLRQLRLRDGMARHLLHGGIRNLRIVRALRHGIRDSEPDLVIGFMDISNVLTLLAAHGLDIPVIVTEHVHPAYHPIGWHWQMLRRLVYRRADALVCVSRPLLDWFQSKIRARGFVVPNPVDPGPLLVPAGESHNGDETGHLIVGMGRLVEQKGFDLLLEAFSRVAARHSSWSLKILGDGPLRDQLEAQAQKLNLTNRVEFTGALADPFCVLRAADLFVFPSRFEGFGNALCEAMACGVPAISFDCPSGPSEIVRNGVDGLLVPAEDVTALAAAMDHLMSDPHKRARLAARAPEVTERFGLTRVLSLWDQVFTEIVRRVSNAEKRRP, encoded by the coding sequence ATGCGTTTAACTCTGGTAATTGCGTCACTCGGTCGCGGCGGGGCGGAAAGAACCGCGTCCGTGCTCGCCAGCGCTTGGGCGGAGCGCGGCTTCAACGTTACGATGATTACGCTGGAACGAGAGGATGTCCCTGCTTATCCGCTCCATCCCGCAATCGTCCTTCGCCAGCTAAGACTGAGAGATGGCATGGCAAGGCACCTGCTTCATGGAGGGATCCGGAATCTTAGAATCGTTCGCGCGCTCCGTCACGGCATCCGCGACTCAGAACCAGATCTCGTTATCGGTTTCATGGATATTTCTAATGTTCTTACCCTACTTGCTGCTCACGGCCTTGATATCCCGGTGATTGTTACTGAACACGTTCATCCCGCCTACCATCCCATCGGCTGGCACTGGCAAATGCTGCGGCGGCTTGTATATCGCCGTGCTGATGCACTCGTCTGCGTGAGCCGGCCGTTGTTGGACTGGTTCCAAAGCAAGATCCGCGCAAGGGGTTTTGTTGTTCCCAATCCCGTCGATCCGGGGCCTTTGCTTGTGCCTGCCGGCGAGAGTCACAATGGAGATGAAACCGGGCACTTGATTGTTGGCATGGGGCGTTTGGTCGAGCAGAAAGGGTTTGATCTCCTGCTTGAAGCCTTTTCTCGTGTCGCGGCCCGGCATTCCAGTTGGTCGCTCAAGATCCTGGGAGATGGCCCACTGAGAGATCAGTTAGAGGCGCAGGCCCAAAAGCTTAATCTCACAAACCGAGTTGAGTTCACAGGCGCATTGGCCGATCCGTTCTGCGTGCTGCGGGCCGCTGATTTGTTTGTGTTCCCGTCGCGATTTGAAGGCTTTGGCAACGCTCTATGTGAAGCAATGGCGTGCGGTGTGCCCGCAATCAGCTTCGATTGCCCATCAGGGCCTTCAGAGATCGTCCGCAACGGCGTGGATGGCTTGCTGGTTCCTGCTGAAGATGTTACCGCATTGGCTGCTGCTATGGATCATCTGATGAGTGACCCTCACAAACGGGCTCGGCTTGCGGCGCGCGCCCCGGAGGTGACTGAGCGCTTTGGCTTGACGCGCGTTCTGAGCTTGTGGGACCAAGTCTTCACGGAAATCGTGCGGAGAGTGTCCAACGCGGAGAAACGGCGGCCATGA
- a CDS encoding sugar transferase, with amino-acid sequence MSTQEVIKEQGNLLEVSHFAGTQIHRALAHEKGTGLGAAVAMLEALIVIVSGYAAYSGRDFLGDLVGVSPVDVTTPPLRLFVFLLTYACLTVICNAAQNLYSDAAIRSARGARVRILKGFMVSSMISIMIVFIAGEQAVPRLIVASTPLFSLAGVLCLRYVMERYNLKRIERGIGNQHILIVGSGEVGQAFRSYLQSHTQLGKTFCGFVDWEPGTRPFCLGTPDDLPRILTENFIDEIYFTPSISRDLVVRIVLEARRQRIGVKVVPDLYGGLAIGAGMNYIGSVPVLELNRQPIPALGLFVKRLMDLFISIVTLTVTSPLLLLTAIAVKIDSPGPILYKAWRVGRKGRKFRCYKFRTMCADADAQKNGLMHMNERNGATFKIVDDPRITRLGRFLRKYSIDELPQLFNVFKGDMSVVGPRPHPEDDFKRYDLEHFRRLDVTPGLTGLWQVTARHDPSFEKNVMLDLEYIENWNVFLDLKILCKTVPVVFRGSGH; translated from the coding sequence GTGTCTACACAAGAGGTAATAAAGGAACAAGGTAATCTCTTGGAAGTGTCGCACTTTGCAGGGACCCAGATTCATCGTGCTCTGGCACATGAAAAAGGGACCGGGCTCGGTGCGGCCGTTGCCATGTTGGAGGCCCTGATCGTAATCGTTTCCGGTTACGCGGCTTATTCAGGCCGTGACTTTCTGGGCGATCTCGTTGGAGTCTCGCCCGTGGATGTCACCACTCCGCCTCTTCGTCTGTTTGTATTCCTGCTTACCTATGCCTGCCTCACTGTGATCTGCAACGCCGCCCAAAACCTTTATTCTGATGCTGCAATTCGTTCAGCCAGGGGCGCACGCGTAAGAATCCTGAAGGGTTTCATGGTGTCTTCCATGATTTCCATCATGATAGTGTTCATCGCGGGCGAACAAGCTGTTCCGCGGTTGATTGTCGCCAGCACGCCGCTTTTCAGTCTGGCGGGCGTTCTTTGCCTGCGCTACGTGATGGAGCGCTATAACCTGAAGCGGATTGAGCGCGGCATTGGCAATCAGCACATCCTTATTGTTGGCAGCGGAGAAGTGGGACAAGCGTTCCGCTCTTATTTACAAAGCCACACTCAGTTGGGCAAAACATTCTGCGGATTTGTAGATTGGGAACCCGGCACACGGCCTTTCTGCCTGGGCACGCCCGATGATCTGCCGCGCATCCTCACTGAAAACTTTATCGACGAAATTTATTTCACTCCATCCATCAGCCGTGACTTGGTTGTTCGGATCGTTCTGGAGGCTCGCCGCCAGCGCATTGGCGTTAAGGTTGTCCCTGATCTCTACGGAGGCCTAGCCATCGGCGCCGGCATGAATTACATCGGCTCCGTTCCAGTGTTGGAACTCAATCGCCAGCCAATACCTGCTCTTGGCCTTTTTGTGAAGCGCCTGATGGACCTGTTTATCAGCATCGTTACCTTGACAGTTACTTCTCCTTTGTTGCTGTTGACTGCCATTGCAGTCAAGATCGACTCGCCAGGGCCAATCCTCTATAAAGCATGGCGTGTGGGCCGCAAAGGACGTAAATTCCGGTGCTATAAATTCCGTACTATGTGTGCCGATGCCGATGCACAAAAGAATGGCCTGATGCATATGAATGAGCGCAACGGCGCTACCTTCAAGATCGTGGACGATCCTCGCATCACCCGCCTCGGCCGCTTCCTCCGTAAGTACAGCATTGACGAGCTTCCACAACTCTTTAACGTCTTCAAGGGCGATATGAGCGTGGTGGGGCCGCGTCCGCATCCTGAAGATGATTTCAAGCGCTATGATCTGGAACACTTCCGCCGGCTCGACGTCACGCCCGGACTTACTGGTCTTTGGCAGGTGACCGCCCGCCATGATCCATCTTTCGAAAAAAATGTCATGCTTGATCTGGAGTACATTGAAAACTGGAACGTGTTTTTGGACCTGAAAATTCTTTGCAAGACCGTTCCTGTCGTCTTTCGAGGCTCTGGTCACTGA
- a CDS encoding polysaccharide biosynthesis C-terminal domain-containing protein: MRLKLFTAQDSINKKIFRAAFAVALATVVVKAVTAAKDLAVAHSFGRSDNLDAFLFAFMLPAFAINLIVAAVSAALIPVLVETRQKEGEASARQLLSGVMLLTGAALVAVAIALVLLAPLYLPYLAHSFVPDKQELTHRFLYLLAPWLVLSGLATFLTTVLNAIEKFALPALIPILTPLAVFFCIVFWRSPGSGFALALGTVAGSFVEAALLYYFARKHQIMGAMRWYGFAPRVRLVLSQTGPMMAGCLLMGATPVVDQVMAAKLGPGSVSALSYGNKIPFGLLAIGATALSTAALPYFSRMAASGDWEGCRHTLKRYTLLILSVSVPCTVALMLSSHFLVRTLFQRGAFTSLDTAVVSTVQACYAIQIPFYIGSMLFVRFISSVRRNDVLMYASAINLVLDVVLNLALMRVWNVAGIAVSTSIVYVVSFLIVSIWSIRYLSRERLSRVPVAHVKATH, from the coding sequence ATGAGATTGAAGCTTTTCACCGCACAAGATTCCATCAATAAGAAAATCTTTCGCGCCGCCTTTGCCGTTGCGCTCGCCACCGTCGTGGTCAAGGCCGTCACTGCCGCAAAAGACCTTGCCGTCGCCCATTCCTTTGGCCGCAGTGACAATCTAGACGCATTTCTGTTTGCATTCATGTTGCCCGCATTCGCGATCAATCTGATTGTAGCCGCGGTATCTGCCGCCCTGATTCCCGTTCTGGTGGAAACGCGGCAGAAAGAAGGCGAGGCCTCTGCCCGGCAATTGCTTTCAGGCGTCATGCTTCTTACAGGCGCGGCCCTGGTCGCCGTGGCCATCGCGCTCGTTCTGTTGGCTCCTCTCTACCTGCCTTATCTGGCTCATAGCTTCGTGCCTGACAAGCAGGAGCTCACCCACCGGTTTCTTTACCTTCTAGCGCCTTGGCTGGTCCTGAGCGGGCTTGCCACCTTCCTGACCACGGTGTTGAATGCCATTGAAAAATTCGCGCTCCCTGCGCTTATCCCCATTCTCACGCCCTTGGCGGTCTTTTTTTGCATTGTTTTCTGGCGGAGTCCCGGCTCCGGCTTTGCCCTGGCTTTAGGCACCGTTGCCGGTAGCTTTGTGGAAGCTGCGTTGCTTTATTACTTCGCCAGAAAACATCAGATCATGGGAGCCATGCGATGGTATGGATTTGCCCCGCGCGTGCGGCTGGTTTTGTCTCAAACTGGCCCCATGATGGCCGGTTGCCTGCTCATGGGAGCCACGCCTGTGGTGGACCAGGTTATGGCTGCAAAATTAGGCCCCGGCAGCGTGTCAGCCTTAAGCTATGGCAACAAAATTCCCTTCGGCTTGCTCGCCATTGGGGCCACGGCGTTAAGCACCGCAGCATTGCCCTACTTCTCCAGAATGGCCGCTTCCGGCGATTGGGAGGGTTGCCGCCATACGCTGAAGCGTTATACCTTGCTCATTCTCTCGGTCAGCGTTCCGTGTACAGTTGCGTTGATGTTATCTTCCCATTTTCTGGTTCGGACGCTTTTCCAGCGCGGCGCTTTTACCAGTCTGGATACTGCTGTAGTCAGCACGGTTCAGGCCTGTTACGCCATTCAGATTCCGTTCTACATAGGCAGCATGCTTTTTGTCCGCTTTATCTCATCCGTCCGCCGCAATGACGTGCTGATGTATGCATCCGCGATCAATCTGGTTCTGGACGTGGTTCTCAATCTTGCACTCATGCGCGTGTGGAATGTTGCTGGAATTGCCGTGTCCACCTCAATTGTTTACGTTGTCTCATTCTTGATTGTTTCTATCTGGTCGATCAGATACCTGAGCCGGGAACGGTTGTCCAGGGTTCCTGTGGCACATGTAAAAGCCACACATTAA
- a CDS encoding flippase gives MKTIPQDISLASENLDPEVVSFDTAVPSGRSLAGNTLWNLFGNCFPVVVAVVCLPVLKRGLGTERLGIISLAWVVIGYFSLFDLGLSRALTKLVAERLGQRRQAEIPSLIWTSLFLMTGVGLVGSILTLFLTPLLVERLLKVPASLSHEALGSFYWLGAAVPIVVITAGLRGVLEAVQHFRLATAIRVPMGIFSYLGPVALLPFTHSLIPIIAVLVAARIVACAAHLWACFHVMPTLRSGFGFDAPSAKPLFLFGGWMTVSNVLGPVMVTFDRFLIGSVISIAAVAYYSIPYEVVTKLWLISTALVGVLFPVFSATNSGDRARLAFLYESGVKYIFVVLLPVTLLLVIFAPEGLALWLGSDFAHNSASVARLLAVAVFMNCMAHVPFAHLQGVGRPDLTAKFHLMELPVYVVLLFFLARSWGITGVAVAWVLRVMIDTFLLFWFSSRLLPECRFIVTRLPLMIAGALALNLGVALIAGMAIKIIVVCAVLFVAVPALWLWMFTPAQRAPFIYLLQRLKR, from the coding sequence ATGAAGACCATCCCACAAGATATATCTTTAGCCTCGGAGAACCTTGATCCGGAAGTCGTATCTTTCGATACCGCGGTGCCGAGCGGGCGCTCTCTTGCCGGAAATACTCTGTGGAACCTCTTCGGCAATTGCTTTCCAGTAGTCGTGGCGGTGGTGTGTTTGCCCGTGCTCAAACGCGGTTTGGGTACGGAACGCCTGGGAATCATCAGCCTGGCATGGGTCGTGATCGGATATTTTAGTTTGTTCGATCTCGGACTTTCACGGGCGCTGACCAAACTGGTGGCTGAACGACTTGGCCAGCGCCGTCAAGCTGAAATCCCGTCCTTGATCTGGACCTCACTTTTCCTCATGACGGGAGTGGGACTGGTCGGATCAATCCTGACCCTCTTCCTTACGCCGCTTCTCGTTGAGCGATTGCTAAAAGTCCCAGCTTCGCTTTCTCATGAAGCGCTGGGCTCGTTTTATTGGCTTGGCGCGGCGGTTCCGATAGTGGTGATTACTGCCGGGCTCCGCGGAGTGCTTGAGGCTGTGCAGCATTTCCGTTTGGCAACCGCCATCCGTGTTCCCATGGGGATCTTCAGTTATCTGGGACCGGTTGCCCTTCTGCCCTTCACCCATAGCCTGATTCCAATTATTGCGGTACTTGTAGCGGCAAGAATTGTTGCCTGTGCCGCCCATCTGTGGGCTTGTTTTCACGTCATGCCCACTTTGCGGAGCGGCTTTGGCTTTGACGCTCCTTCTGCCAAGCCGTTGTTCCTTTTTGGCGGCTGGATGACGGTAAGCAACGTGTTGGGCCCGGTCATGGTTACCTTTGACCGGTTCCTGATCGGTAGCGTTATTTCAATCGCCGCAGTGGCCTATTACTCCATCCCGTATGAAGTGGTGACCAAACTGTGGCTGATTTCCACGGCGCTTGTCGGGGTTTTGTTTCCCGTATTTTCCGCGACAAATTCCGGCGATCGCGCCCGCCTGGCTTTCCTTTATGAAAGCGGAGTCAAATACATTTTTGTTGTGCTGCTTCCGGTCACGCTACTTCTGGTGATTTTTGCGCCTGAAGGGCTGGCGCTTTGGCTGGGCAGCGATTTCGCCCACAACAGCGCATCGGTAGCGCGACTGCTGGCCGTGGCGGTTTTTATGAACTGCATGGCCCATGTGCCGTTTGCGCATTTGCAAGGCGTAGGGCGGCCTGACCTCACCGCCAAATTCCATCTGATGGAGCTTCCCGTCTATGTAGTGCTGCTGTTCTTCCTGGCTCGATCATGGGGTATTACTGGCGTAGCAGTCGCGTGGGTCCTGCGGGTGATGATCGACACGTTTCTTCTTTTCTGGTTTTCTTCTCGATTGTTGCCTGAGTGCCGTTTTATTGTTACCCGATTGCCGCTGATGATCGCCGGAGCGCTGGCGCTGAATCTAGGTGTGGCATTGATTGCAGGCATGGCGATCAAAATTATTGTCGTTTGTGCGGTATTGTTTGTTGCTGTGCCGGCGTTGTGGTTATGGATGTTTACCCCGGCGCAACGTGCGCCTTTCATTTATCTGCTGCAGCGCCTGAAACGATAA
- a CDS encoding lipopolysaccharide biosynthesis protein codes for MPLSEAEREVLRSEANGTQLSAPSPGWLRWTDALYHLWLQRRQIFRWVLLGFVLSLIVAWRYPKYESTAQIMPPDSGGSGLASLVPALSKSPGLIGMAGDLMGMKSTSAIFARVLESRTVQDNLINRFDLRKRYDKSYMEDARKKLSSRTAISEDKKSGVIAISVRDHDAALAAELANAYVEELGSVMAKVSTSAARRERIFIEGRLADENSNLQDAERQFSQFASTNMALDVPEQTKVTVEAAARLQGELIAAKAQLEGLKQTYTEENIRVKSVQAHVNELERALAKLNSGRASGVQDPTSPYPSVKNLPLLGVKWADLYRQTKIRETVVELLTQQYEMARIQEAKEIPSVKILDPASTPERREPSWKVIIPLGTLLSALLACLGYVIKNWWDRWDQDDPRRILISQVLRVGRRNSSSVSSIPRHRAGRPDEISQA; via the coding sequence ATGCCGCTAAGCGAGGCCGAAAGAGAAGTTCTCAGAAGTGAAGCCAATGGGACCCAACTGTCTGCGCCCAGCCCAGGCTGGCTGCGGTGGACAGATGCGCTTTACCATCTCTGGCTCCAGCGCCGCCAGATCTTTCGATGGGTGCTCCTCGGCTTTGTCCTGTCCCTGATCGTCGCCTGGCGTTATCCCAAATATGAAAGCACTGCCCAGATCATGCCCCCGGATAGCGGCGGTTCTGGGCTAGCTTCACTTGTTCCCGCTCTTTCAAAATCGCCTGGCCTTATTGGCATGGCGGGCGACCTCATGGGGATGAAAAGCACGAGCGCCATTTTCGCCAGAGTGCTGGAAAGCCGCACCGTTCAGGACAACCTGATCAACCGTTTTGATCTGCGCAAGAGGTACGACAAGTCCTACATGGAAGATGCACGAAAGAAACTTTCGTCTCGCACCGCGATTAGTGAAGATAAAAAGAGCGGCGTGATTGCCATCTCCGTGCGCGACCATGACGCCGCATTGGCCGCTGAACTTGCCAATGCCTATGTAGAGGAACTCGGTTCGGTCATGGCCAAGGTTTCCACCTCAGCAGCGCGCCGCGAACGCATTTTTATCGAGGGCCGGCTGGCCGATGAAAACAGCAATCTGCAGGATGCGGAGCGGCAATTCAGCCAATTTGCCAGTACCAACATGGCATTGGATGTGCCGGAACAGACCAAAGTCACAGTCGAGGCCGCAGCCAGGCTTCAGGGTGAGTTGATCGCGGCAAAGGCGCAACTGGAAGGACTGAAGCAGACTTACACGGAAGAGAATATTCGCGTAAAGAGCGTGCAGGCCCATGTGAATGAACTGGAACGCGCATTGGCCAAGCTCAATTCGGGCCGCGCGTCGGGCGTCCAGGATCCCACCAGTCCCTACCCTTCAGTCAAGAACCTGCCATTGCTGGGAGTGAAGTGGGCCGATCTTTATCGTCAAACTAAGATTCGCGAAACGGTAGTCGAATTGCTTACACAGCAATATGAAATGGCCAGAATCCAGGAAGCCAAGGAAATCCCGTCCGTCAAAATATTGGATCCCGCTTCAACCCCGGAGAGAAGAGAACCTTCATGGAAGGTCATTATTCCTCTGGGAACATTGCTGAGCGCGTTGCTGGCTTGCCTGGGTTACGTCATCAAAAACTGGTGGGACCGCTGGGACCAGGATGATCCAAGGCGCATATTGATTTCCCAGGTGCTTCGCGTTGGCCGTAGAAATTCAAGCTCCGTGAGCAGCATCCCGCGCCATCGTGCAGGACGGCCGGACGAGATTTCGCAGGCATGA
- the gmd gene encoding GDP-mannose 4,6-dehydratase has translation MALKRAVITGVTGQDGSYLAELLLQKGYEVHGIRRRSSSFNTGRIDHLVQDPHTEGCRFFLHYGDMTDFSSLKRTIQLVEPDEIYNLAAQSHVAVSFEQPEYTVASDALGPLRMLEAVRSLGLQRKTRFYQASTSEMFGKAQEVPQSETTAFYPRSPYGVAKLYAHWITATYRETYGIYACSGILFNHESPVRGETFVTRKIVRALTRIQLGAQDCLYLGNLEARRDWGHARDYVEAMWLMLQQDRPEDYVIATGKQHSVRDFVCAVAQKLGMGLRWEGKGQDGAAFDVTTGERIVAIDPRYFRPAEVENLLGNAAKAREKLGWTPRTTFDELVTEMVREELEIAKMETSGKRQRPARLLL, from the coding sequence ATGGCGCTTAAGCGGGCAGTGATCACTGGCGTGACGGGCCAGGATGGTTCCTATCTCGCGGAGCTTCTTCTGCAAAAGGGCTATGAAGTCCACGGAATCAGGCGCCGTTCGTCTTCATTCAACACCGGTAGAATCGACCATCTGGTCCAGGACCCGCACACTGAAGGCTGCCGTTTTTTTCTCCATTATGGTGACATGACTGATTTCAGCAGTCTGAAGCGCACCATACAACTGGTCGAGCCCGATGAAATTTATAACCTCGCGGCCCAAAGCCACGTAGCTGTATCGTTTGAGCAGCCTGAATACACCGTGGCGTCAGACGCGCTGGGCCCGTTGCGCATGCTGGAAGCGGTCCGCAGTCTCGGCCTGCAGCGCAAAACGCGGTTCTACCAGGCCTCAACGTCAGAAATGTTCGGCAAAGCGCAGGAAGTTCCCCAGAGTGAGACCACGGCCTTTTATCCGCGATCGCCGTACGGCGTTGCCAAACTTTATGCTCACTGGATTACTGCCACCTATCGCGAAACGTATGGCATCTACGCCTGCAGCGGGATTCTTTTTAACCATGAGTCGCCGGTGCGCGGCGAAACCTTTGTTACGCGCAAGATCGTCCGCGCTCTTACGCGCATCCAGTTGGGCGCTCAGGACTGCCTCTATCTCGGCAACCTTGAGGCCAGGCGGGATTGGGGCCACGCCCGCGATTACGTGGAAGCGATGTGGCTGATGCTGCAACAGGACCGTCCTGAAGACTACGTGATCGCCACGGGCAAGCAGCATTCGGTTCGTGACTTTGTTTGTGCCGTGGCGCAAAAGCTTGGGATGGGGCTTCGCTGGGAAGGGAAAGGCCAGGATGGAGCAGCCTTTGACGTTACGACAGGCGAGCGTATCGTGGCGATTGATCCCCGCTATTTTCGACCGGCCGAAGTTGAAAACCTTTTAGGGAATGCCGCCAAGGCCAGAGAAAAACTTGGATGGACTCCGCGCACCACGTTTGACGAACTGGTGACCGAAATGGTGCGGGAAGAATTGGAGATTGCAAAGATGGAAACCTCTGGAAAGAGACAAAGGCCCGCGCGCTTGCTTCTCTAG
- a CDS encoding UDP-glucose/GDP-mannose dehydrogenase family protein yields the protein MQISVIGSGYVGLVAATCLAELGHKVICVDSDSAKIAALNAGETLIHEDYLQELLSRHRGNRLSFSTDLQSAARNSVVIFIAVGTPSAENGAVDLSCVEAVVQSLATAMNGYKVIVEKSTVPVYTSERVHNALSPKGHAKAEFDVVSNPEFLREGTAVTDFLYPDRIVVGSGSERAAAIMREIYAPLVDGSYAQLASAVPKPEPARAIPMYIETSPRSAELIKHASNAYLALKISFINAVASFCESVGANIEEVSKGIGSDSRIGPEFLRAGIGYGGSCFPKDVAAFRAVTHEFGFEFPLLDEIKRINDGQRVRFIGKVRSALRTIKGKKLAVLGLAFKDGTDDVRESPAINVIEQLLEEKCQITAFDPAAMDRARQILGSRIKYAADAYAAMEGADALLILTEWKEFANLDLVRIKNLLRSPIVLDGRNVFSQAEMAEAGLSYFSVGRPALEASRSLLKKGQSAR from the coding sequence ATGCAAATCTCTGTAATCGGTTCGGGCTACGTGGGTCTGGTTGCAGCAACATGCCTAGCGGAGTTGGGTCACAAGGTAATTTGCGTTGACAGTGATTCAGCTAAGATTGCAGCCTTGAATGCCGGCGAAACCCTGATCCATGAAGACTATTTACAAGAGCTGTTAAGCAGGCATCGCGGCAACCGCCTTTCATTTTCCACCGACCTTCAGTCAGCGGCGCGAAATTCCGTTGTCATTTTTATTGCGGTGGGAACTCCCTCCGCTGAAAATGGCGCCGTTGATCTGTCGTGTGTTGAAGCGGTTGTTCAATCGCTTGCCACCGCGATGAATGGGTACAAGGTCATCGTGGAAAAGAGTACGGTCCCGGTCTACACCAGCGAGCGGGTGCATAACGCGCTCAGCCCCAAAGGCCACGCGAAAGCAGAATTTGACGTGGTTTCAAATCCTGAATTTCTGCGTGAAGGCACTGCCGTTACGGATTTTCTGTATCCCGACAGAATCGTTGTGGGATCCGGCAGCGAACGGGCAGCGGCAATCATGCGGGAGATTTATGCCCCGCTGGTTGACGGTTCCTACGCTCAACTGGCGAGCGCGGTCCCCAAACCGGAGCCGGCACGCGCCATCCCGATGTACATTGAGACTTCCCCACGCAGCGCAGAGCTGATCAAGCATGCGTCCAATGCGTATCTGGCATTGAAGATCTCATTCATCAACGCGGTGGCAAGCTTTTGTGAATCTGTGGGAGCAAACATTGAAGAAGTCTCAAAGGGGATCGGCAGTGACAGCCGCATTGGTCCGGAATTCCTGCGGGCCGGCATTGGCTATGGCGGTTCATGTTTCCCCAAGGACGTTGCGGCATTCCGCGCGGTGACGCACGAATTCGGATTCGAATTTCCGTTGCTCGACGAAATCAAAAGAATCAACGACGGGCAGCGTGTACGGTTTATCGGCAAAGTCCGGAGCGCATTGCGGACGATCAAAGGCAAGAAACTGGCCGTGCTTGGGTTGGCTTTTAAGGATGGCACAGATGATGTGCGCGAATCACCGGCAATCAATGTGATCGAGCAATTACTTGAAGAAAAGTGCCAGATAACTGCTTTTGATCCAGCCGCCATGGACCGGGCACGGCAGATCCTGGGCAGCAGAATTAAATATGCCGCCGATGCTTACGCAGCCATGGAAGGCGCCGACGCGCTGCTGATCCTGACGGAATGGAAGGAATTTGCGAACCTTGACCTGGTCCGCATCAAGAACCTCCTGCGCTCTCCCATTGTGTTGGATGGCCGCAACGTTTTCTCGCAAGCGGAAATGGCTGAAGCAGGTCTCTCCTATTTCAGCGTCGGTCGTCCGGCGCTCGAAGCTTCCCGCAGTTTGCTCAAGAAAGGCCAGAGCGCAAGATAG